From Callospermophilus lateralis isolate mCalLat2 chromosome 5, mCalLat2.hap1, whole genome shotgun sequence, a single genomic window includes:
- the Yipf5 gene encoding protein YIPF5 — protein MSGFENLNTDFYQTSYSIDDQSQPSYDYGGSGGPYSKQYAGYDYAQQGRFVPADMMQPQQPYTGQIFQPTQAYTPATPQPFYGNNFEDEPPLLEELGINFDHIWQKTLTVLHPLKVADGSIMNETDLAGPMVFCLAFGATLLLAGKIQFGYVYGISAIGCLGMFCLLNLMSMTGVSFGCVASVLGYCLLPMILLSSFAVIFSLQGMVGIILTAGIIGWCSFSASKIFISALAMEGQQLLVAYPCALLYGVFALISIF, from the exons ATGTCAGGCTTTGAGAACTTAAACACGGATTTCTACCAGACAAGTTACAGCATCGATGACCAATCTCAGCCGTCCTATGATTATGGAGGAAGTGGAGGACCCTATAGCAA ACAGTATGCTGGCTATGACTATGCGCAGCAAGGCCGATTTGTCCCTGCAGACATGATGCAGCCACAACAGCCATACACTGGTCAGATTTTCCAGCCAACTCAGGCATATACTCCAGCTACACCTCAGCCATTCTACGGAAACAACTTTGAGGATGAACCACCTTTATTAGAAG aATTAGGTATCAACTTTGACCACATCTGGCAAAAAACACTAACAGTGCTACATCCATTAAAAGTAGCAGATGGCAGCATTATGAATGAAACTGATTTGGCAGGACCAATGGTTTTTTGCCTTGCCTTTGGAGCCACGTTGTTACTG GCTGGCAAAATCCAGTTTGGCTACGTATATGGGATCAGTGCAATTGGATGTCTAGGGATGTTTTGTTTATTGAACTTAATGAGTATGACAGGTGTTTCATTTGGTTGTGTGGCAAGTGTCCTGGGATATTGTCTTCTTCCCATGATCCTACTTTCCAGCTttgcagtgatattttctttgca AGGAATGGTAGGAATCATTCTCACTGCTGGGATTATTGGATGGTGTAGTTTTTCCGCTTCCAAGATTTTTATTTCTGCATTAGCTATGGAAGGACAGCAACTTTTAGTAGCATATCCATGTGCTTTATTATATGGAGTATTTGCCCTAATTTCCATCTTTTGA